From Dermochelys coriacea isolate rDerCor1 chromosome 8, rDerCor1.pri.v4, whole genome shotgun sequence, the proteins below share one genomic window:
- the LOC119859957 gene encoding protocadherin beta-16-like: MAAAAFQRGLRFRSDPGMAGGMEPSSRKRQVLSFFLCLYVSLVACETIRYSVSEEKKSGSLVANIAKDLNLDVDKLFARRARLVSKSTKQYFKLNTGSGDVIIKEKIDREDLCGQIDPCLLQFEIVLENPLQLYRMEVQIDDVNDNSPKFSKNEFPLKLPEHLPVNSRFPLERAQDSDVGTNGIQSYAISANEHFRLDVQTRGDRNKYAELVLEKQLDREEQAQLMLILTAADGGLPQRTGTAQIRINVLDTNDNFPRFSQSVYKVQLMENSPRDTLVTKVQASDLDEGSNAEITYSFRQLPDRVLKLFKLNQFSGEITVLGIIDYEERSSYEMDIQATDGGGLYAHCKVLVQIEDMNDNAPEVTLTSLTSTIPEDSSPETVVALFSVRDPDSGDNGRTVCSIQDNVPFALKSTLKNYYGLVTQKPLDREKVPEYNISITATDRGTPRLTSVRIIRVQLSDINDNPPVFNESSYVMYLKENNHPGLLIGTVHAADLDTEQNAKVTYSALPGNIGHLPFSINSENGNVYALQSVDYEQTRDFQVSVKAADGGSPPLSSEVIVRVVIIDENDNAPFILYPLQNNSAPANDLVPRSAEAGYLVTKVVAVDGDSRQNSWLSYHLLKATDPGLFAMGLQTGEVKTSRPIRSPDSVKQKLIVLVRDNGEPPRSTTSTLNVLLVDGFSDAYVQLLDVPQEEEQQDTLTLYLVISLSFVSFLFLVSVVTIIAIRVYKTRQCRERYVPSSRNFYCEPNFPTNPADRSGTGTLPQSYCYEVCLTTGSGMSEFKFLRPLVPSLPADPSAAGGPILDSQINSHLKGEKESLREMSLSHKVARLAKTVLKMQLFGLRQPSVETALRLLNPDDNGFEPGTGDKGLQGKGGWNNYK, encoded by the exons GGAGCCTAGCTCCAGGAAAAGgcaagttctttctttctttctatgtttGTATGTGTCCTTGGTGGCCTGTGAGACGATCCGCTATTCTGTGAGTGAAGAGAAGAAAAGCGGGTCCCTAGTGGCTAATATTGCAAAGGATTTGAATCTGGATGTAGATAAATTGTTTGCTCGCAGGGCCCGGCTGGTTTCTAAAAGCACCAAGCAATACTTTAAGCTGAACACAGGATCCGGGGATGTGATAATAAAGGAGAAAATAGACCGTGAGGATCTGTGCGGACAGATTGACCCGTGTTTGCTGCAATTCGAAATTgtgttggaaaatccactgcagCTGTACCGAATGGAGGTGCAGATAGATGATGTGAATGACAATTCCCCTAAATTCTCTAAAAATGAATTTCCTTTGAAGCTGCCTGAACATCTCCCTGTAAACAGCCGCTTCCCCTTGGAAAGGGCCCAAGATTCAGACGTAGGAACAAACGGCATCCAGAGCTACGCGATCAGCGCTAATGAGCACTTCAGGCTGGATGTGCAAACCCGGGGAGACCGCAATAAATATGCGGAGTTGGTTTTAGAGAAACAATTAGATCGGGAGGAGCAGGCGCAGTTGATGCTGATTCTCACAGCTGCCGATGGGGGCCTTCCACAGAGAACCGGCACAGCCCAAATACGCATTAATGTGCTTGACACCAACGATAACTTCCCCCGGTTTAGTCAGTCAGTGTACAAGGTGCAGTTAATGGAAAACAGTCCGCGGGACACTTTGGTCACTAAGGTTCAAGCCAGTGATTTGGATGAAGGTTCAAATGCAGAAATCACCTATTCATTCAGGCAATTGCCTGACAGAGTCCTCAAGTTATTCAAATTAAATCAATTTTCCGGAGAAATCACTGTTTTGGGGATAATTGACTATGAAGAAAGAAGCAGTTATGAGATGGACATCCAAGCCACGGATGGCGGGGGTCTATATGCGCACTGCAAAGTCCTGGTGCAGATCGAGGACATGAATGACAACGCCCCGGAAGTGACACTGACGTCCCTCACCAGCACCATACCCGAGGACTCCTCCCCTGAGACAGTGGTGGCCCTGTTCAGTGTGAGAGACCCAGACTCCGGGGACAATGGCAGAACGGTCTGCTCCATTCAGGACAATGTCCCTTTTGCTTTAAAATCGACTCTGAAGAATTATTACGGGCTCGTTACACAAAAGCCCCTGGACCGAGAGAAAGTGCCTGAGTATAACATAAGCATCACAGCCACAGACCGGGGGACTCCGAGGCTCACCTCCGTGAGGATCATCCGTGTTCAGCTATCGGATATTAATGACAACCCCCCTGTATTTAATGAAAGTTCGTACGTCATGTACCTGAAGGAGAACAATCACCCGGGCCTGTTGATTGGAACTGTCCATGCTGCTGACCTCGACACAGAGCAGAATGCCAAAGTGACATATTCGGCATTGCCTGGCAACATCGGCCACCTCCCCTTCTCCATAAACTCCGAAAACGGGAATGTGTACGCTCTGCAGTCTGTGGATTATGAGCAAACGAGGGATTTCCAGGTTTCGGTGAAAGCTGCGGATGGCGGGTCCCCTCCACTAAGCTCTGAAGTCATTGTCCGAGTTGTGATAATTGATGAAAATGACAACGCGCCCTTCATTTTATACCCTCTGCAAAACAACAGCGCCCCCGCTAATGACCTGGTTCCCAGATCGGCGGAGGCGGGTTACCTGGTGACGAAGGTGGTGGCTGTGGATGGAGATTCCCGTCAGAATTCTTGGCTTTCCTATCACTTGTTGAAGGCCACAGACCCAGGTCTCTTCGCTATGGGTCTCCAAACCGGGGAAGTAAAAACCAGCAGGCCTATAAGGAGCCCAGACTCTGTTAAACAGAAACTTATCGTCCTGGTTAGAGACAACGGAGAGCCGCCCAGATCCACCACCTCGACCCTTAATGTGCTTCTGGTGGATGGGTTTTCAGATGCCTACGTGCAGTTACTGGATGTACCAcaagaggaggagcagcaggacACATTAACCCTGTATTTAGTCATTTCTTTGTCTTTCgtttcattcctttttttggTTTCTGTGGTAACAATTATCGCCATCCGTGTATACAAGACAAGGCAGTGCCGAGAGCGGTATGTTCCATCGTCCAGGAACTTTTATTGTGAGCCCAACTTCCCCACAAATCCTGCGGACAGGAGTGGCACTGGGACTCTGCCTCAATCTTATTGTTATGAGGTTTGCTTGACAACTGGGTCTGGCATGAGCGAATTTAAATTTCTCAGGCCGCTGGTACCGTCCCTACCCGCTGACCCCAGCGCTGCAGGAGGGCCCATACTTGACTCTCAGATTAACTCTCATCTGAAAGGTGAGAAAGAATCTCTGAGAGAGATGAGT CTGAGCCACAAGGTGGCGAGATTAGCAAAGACGGTGCTGAAAATGCAGCTTTTCGGACTCCGTCAGCCCTCAGTGGAAACTGCACTCAGACTTCTGAATCCAGACGACAACGGCTTTGAGCCGGGAACGGGTGACAAAGGATTACAGGGAAAGGGCGGCTGGAATAATTACAAATAA